Below is a window of Myroides profundi DNA.
TCTATAATACTTGGATTATTATATACAGGTTGGTTAACGTCTAGAATAGTGAAACGTACTACGAAAGGGCGAAAAGAAAGAGCCGGTTGTGTAGATGTAATACGTGTATTCTTAATTATAGGAGGTTTGTTTGGATTAACTGTTTTCGGGAGTGTTGCTTTTGGAAGTATGTTTATTCGTACACTATCTAGTTTAATAAATGGAACCGTAGTCTTCAGTATTGAGCTATTCGCAGAATTGGTTTGTTATGGGACGATGGTAGCGGTGCTAGTATTCGCATTTATAGGTGTTATGCTCTATGGGGTGGGAAGAGATATGCGCCGATATAATAGATTGGCTAGATTATTAGGACTAGGAGTATTAGTTCCTTTGATTATGCTTGTATTCGAAGGGGCGTTGGTTTATGCGCTTGTTCGGAATATACACAATATTCCCCTTTCTGTATTATTGACAGTATTTATCTTGATCCTGTTAATCGGGATTATACTATATGTGAAGATTATTAGGGAAGAGATAACAGACTTAATAGAAAAAGAAAAGAACGCTAGTAGAAGTAAGGAGAATAAAACAAAAGGAATAACACAAGACAAGTCTGTGACAAGGGCACAGACTGCTAATCACTCTAGACAAGAAAGCAATAGAAGTACACAGCGCACGAATAAGCCTAATCCTCATAATGACGAGTGGAAGCGCAGAAGTAATAGACGTAAAAAAAGATAGTAATGGATGAGATCAGAATTAATCAGTTGGCATTTGGCTTAGGGATATTGTATACAATATGGCTGACTTATAAAATAATAAAGCGTTCTTCTCGTAATGGAACCAAAACAGGATGTCTAGGGATAGGGTATATATACCTTATCGTGGTATCTATTTCTTCATTAGCGATAGGTGGGACAGTAGCCTTGACGATGATGATCATTACGAAGACACAGACTGTATATAACGGAGATAAATATGAGGCACGTGTGGTATCCTATACGAGTTATGAGAAACGTAACTCTGATGATAATGGATATACCACGATGTATACGCCTACAGTACATTTCACTACTAAAGGAGGTGAAGTGGTAGAATATGAATTTGACTATTCTAGTAGCGGTATGCCCACCGTAGGTGATAAACACACAGTATATTACGATGAAGCTAATGAGCGTGTAACCACCTTTGGGCTAGGGACAGTAGCGTTGATACTCGCTTTTGGGGTGATGATCGTTATACTTGTATATCTTTTTGTTGGGATGATGATATATGCGATGAACTGGTCTATGGATAGATATAAAGAGATAGGAGCATTCTTAGGGCTAGCTATAGTATTGCCTTTGATTATGATCTTGTTTGATGGAGCTATGATATGGGCATTATTTGATGGTAAGGACAAACCGCTTTGGGTTAATATCATCTTAGTGTTTTTTAGTTTGGTACTGTCATTGGCTATTTGGGGGTATCTGAAGAATATCTATGGAGATGGTCTAAAGAATATGGGGATGAATAGAAAGGGAATAAGAAGAGTAGATAACGCTAGGTTTGGGAATACAACGAGAAGGGGGTAAGTAGGTGTCTAGGTGTGAATTAGATGTTTGGTTTTTAATGCTTTCTTTTTATAAAGTATCTTTTTTCTATTAGATAGTATATACCTAATATCAAGAATATAAATAGACTATACTGCAAAGAACTAATAAAGTCTTTTCTGTCAATTAGCAAAGACCAAAGTAGGTTAATAACTAGCAAAACCCATAAAAAGTAATATGTCTTTTTGCTCATAAAGATTTGTTTTATAATAAGTTATGTTTTTTGTGCTATATAGAGTTATTAATTTCAAAGAGAATAGAGTAATAAGTATAATTATCAAATAAATAGATTTACAACACCTTCTCAAAACACAGGCTACTCTCCACACCTTCGTATTGACCGTAGTTAGGGATAACAGTATACTTATTCTTTCTGTATAATATCTCTGCTTGTATCTGTAGTTTACCCATCTCTAAGATACAGCGTGTATAACCTAGCTCTAGACTCCACTTTTCTAGTTCAGTTAGTACTATAGAAGCGACGCCTTTACCTCTAGCAATAGGGGAAGTATACATACGCTTAACTTCCATAGTATGTGAGTCATATTCTTTGATAGCTCCACAGGCTATAGCCTGACTGTCTTCATAGATAACAACAACGTGGTTGATATGATCTACTTTATTGTATTGATCAAAGAAGTCATGTTCATCACCATCAGTTGTTTTGAGGTATTTGTCTAGTTCTATGATGAGGTTTAGAAAGTCTTTATTGTCAGAATTGGTTCTTATGATGGTTGGCATAGTTTGATGTTTTGTGGGTTAAAAATACTGTTTTTTAAAGTGCTATTTATTTCATTGGAGAAAAACTATTCGTTAAAGTTGCGTATCTTTATAGAACGTGATTATTAAAAGCAAGTGTAGATATGGACTTAGATTATGAGAGTAGATTTTATATCGTATGGATACTATCGAGTATTGTGATAGGTGTCTTTGGTGCTATATTGTATAAAGTGATACAGGATATTAAAAAGAAAGAAGTAACTAAAGTGCAGTATATCATGGCTTTTATAGGTAGCTTTATCATCGCTTTAGCCTTTGAGTGGGTGTTATTCTATCTTGCTTTATAGATAATATATGATTCTAATGAATAGCTTATGAAGAAAGTCTTAATGGGTATAGTCTATATACATGGGTTGCTATTATGGGGAATCTATATCCTGATATATGCAGTGGCTAAGTTCTTTTTGCATACCTGTAGATTAGGTAAAAAGAAGATTAGGCAATGAATCTTATAACTGTGATCAATGTATGGTTGTTGAGTATAGGGTATTAAAAAGGCCGTCTTAGTGAGACAGCCTTTATGATATTATTCTTTAGTGACAATCTGCATTGTCTCTCTGTTTACTTGTTTTAATAATAATGTTTTATTGCCAAGTATCTTCTGTGCAGAGTGATCGTCGAAGTGTCTTATGGTATATAGAGACACATTCTCGTTATAGCTCACCTTAAACTTATCTGTAAGTAATAGTCTTACATCTTCGAAGTGATTAAACTTATCTTCTACACATACAGAGAAGCTAATAGCAGAGTTCTGTATTACATTTACCTTAATATTATACTCTCCGAATAATTTAAAAATATCACTGATATTCTGCTCCATGATAAAAGAGAAATCTTTAGAGGATAGTGATATTAATAATTGGTTCTTCTTCACAATAAAACAAGGAACATGAGGAGTCAATGGCGCTCCTTTAGATACATTCGTTCCTGGTAATAATGGATTTAAGAATGACTTTACATATAAGGGTATTTCTTTTTGACGCAATGGCTGTAAGGTCTTCGGATGGATGACTGACGCACCGTAGAACGCTAGTTCTATTGCCTCTTGATAAGAAATATGTTGTAGTAGAGTCGTATCTTCAAAATAACGTGGATCAGCATTCAGTACTCCTGGTACATCTTTCCATATCGTTACACTTTCAGCGTCTAATGCATAAGCAAATATAGCTGCAGAGTAGTCAGACCCCTCTCTTCCTAATGTAGTAGAGAAACCGTTGTAGTCAGAGCCAATAAATCCTTGTACAATGAATAATTGTTTTGTACAAATCTCTTTTTTGATATTCTCTATCGTGATATCCCAGTTTACATCAGCGTCTCTGTAGACTGTATCTGTTTTGATTAAGTTTCTTGAGTCTAGCCAAGTGTTGTCTATACCTGATTCTAGTAGGTAATAGTGTAAGATAGTAGTAGAGATAATCTCTCCATAGCTTACGATTTGATCATAAACGAAATTGTAATTAGGAGATTTATTGTTCAGTAAGAAGTAAGTAATAGAATCAAATAGCTCTTTTAGTGATGCATAGATATCGTGATCTTCATTAGGGAATAATTCTCTAACAATCGTATAGTGATAATCTTTAACTACATCAACAGACTCTGCTAAGTCAAATCTATTTTGAAAATAGTTGTGTACGACTACCTCTAAGGCATTCGTCGTTTTACCCATTGCAGAAGCAATGATTAGGCTATCTTCATAGCCCACTGTTTTTAATACGTTACAAACGTTTCTTACATTTTCTGCGTCTCTTACTGAGGCTCCTCCAAATTTGAATACTCTCATTTACTTAGATTGACTAAATTGTTCTATTCCGTTTTGATCCATTTGTACAGTATACCAATCTTCTAATACTGTCGCTCCGGATTTTTTATAAAAGTTAATAGCCGGCTCATTCCAGTTCAGAACTACCCATTCTACTCTTCGTACACCTTCTTTCTTCGCGATATTCATTATTTCTGCATACAGTGCATATCCCGCTCCTGTACCTCTAGCAGCTTCTGTGACGATAAGATCTTCTAAGTGAATTGTCTTACCTTTCCAGGTAGAATATCTATTGTAGAATAAAGCCATGCCGATGATTTTAGAATCTAGCTCAGCAACAATAACATTAAATAAAGGATTTGCTCCAAAACCATCTCTGATTAGGTCTTCAGCAGTAACTACGACAGCATCAGGTTCTTTTTCGAAAGTTGCTAGTTCTTGTATTAATGCTAATACATCAGGCATGTCTTGAGGGGTTGCAGATCTAATATTCATTTTAGTTATTGATTTAATGGTTAATGTCTTCGGTTAGACAACAAAATTAACGATATTTGCACTGTAAAATACACAACTTAAGAATCATTTTTGAAAATGACAACAGAAAGATCTCAAACTTTAGGAGAGTTTATCATTGAAAAACAAGAAGACTTTAAATACTCTTCTGGTGAGTTATCAAGATTAATTAACTCTCTTAGACTAGCTGCTAAAGTAGTAAGTCACCAAGTTAACCAAGCAGGTTTAGTTGACATCGTAGGTGCTTTTGGAAAACAAAATGTACAAGGTGAGCAACAGCAAAAACTTGATGTTTTTGCAAACGAAGTATTCATTAAAACACTTATCAATAGAGAAATCGTATGTGGTATCGCTTCTGAAGAAGAGGATGATTTTATTTCTATCCACGGTAGAGATAACAGCAACGAGAACAAGTATGTAGTGCTAATGGATCCACTAGACGGTTCGTCTAATATCGATGTGAATGTATCAGTAGGTACTATTTTCTCTATCTATAGACGTGTGACTCCTATCGGAACTCCTGTAACAAAAGAAGACTTCTTACAAAAAGGAGAGAATCAAGTAGCAGCAGGATATATTGTATACGGTTCTTCTACGATGTTAGTTTATACTACAGGTAATGGAGTACATGGGTTTACATTAAATCCAGCGATCGGTACATTCTTCTTGTCTCACCCGAATATGAAGATTAATGAGGATGGACATATCTACTCTATCAATGAGGGGAACTATGTACACTTCCCACAAGGGGTAAAAGATTACTTAAAGTACTGTCAAGCAGAAGAGAATGATAGGCCATATACTTCTAGATACATCGGTAGTTTAGTATCTGATATTCACCGTAATATTCTAAAAGGAGGTATCTACATTTACCCTACTAGTACTAAAGCTCCTAAAGGGAAACTAAGAT
It encodes the following:
- a CDS encoding DUF3592 domain-containing protein, translated to MDEIRINQLAFGLGILYTIWLTYKIIKRSSRNGTKTGCLGIGYIYLIVVSISSLAIGGTVALTMMIITKTQTVYNGDKYEARVVSYTSYEKRNSDDNGYTTMYTPTVHFTTKGGEVVEYEFDYSSSGMPTVGDKHTVYYDEANERVTTFGLGTVALILAFGVMIVILVYLFVGMMIYAMNWSMDRYKEIGAFLGLAIVLPLIMILFDGAMIWALFDGKDKPLWVNIILVFFSLVLSLAIWGYLKNIYGDGLKNMGMNRKGIRRVDNARFGNTTRRG
- the fbp gene encoding class 1 fructose-bisphosphatase — its product is MTTERSQTLGEFIIEKQEDFKYSSGELSRLINSLRLAAKVVSHQVNQAGLVDIVGAFGKQNVQGEQQQKLDVFANEVFIKTLINREIVCGIASEEEDDFISIHGRDNSNENKYVVLMDPLDGSSNIDVNVSVGTIFSIYRRVTPIGTPVTKEDFLQKGENQVAAGYIVYGSSTMLVYTTGNGVHGFTLNPAIGTFFLSHPNMKINEDGHIYSINEGNYVHFPQGVKDYLKYCQAEENDRPYTSRYIGSLVSDIHRNILKGGIYIYPTSTKAPKGKLRLLYECNPIAFIIEQAGGRASDGYTRIMEIEPTELHQRVPFFCGSKNMVEKAEEFMKK
- a CDS encoding GNAT family N-acetyltransferase, with protein sequence MNIRSATPQDMPDVLALIQELATFEKEPDAVVVTAEDLIRDGFGANPLFNVIVAELDSKIIGMALFYNRYSTWKGKTIHLEDLIVTEAARGTGAGYALYAEIMNIAKKEGVRRVEWVVLNWNEPAINFYKKSGATVLEDWYTVQMDQNGIEQFSQSK
- a CDS encoding GNAT family N-acetyltransferase; this translates as MPTIIRTNSDNKDFLNLIIELDKYLKTTDGDEHDFFDQYNKVDHINHVVVIYEDSQAIACGAIKEYDSHTMEVKRMYTSPIARGKGVASIVLTELEKWSLELGYTRCILEMGKLQIQAEILYRKNKYTVIPNYGQYEGVESSLCFEKVL
- a CDS encoding aspartate kinase, with translation MRVFKFGGASVRDAENVRNVCNVLKTVGYEDSLIIASAMGKTTNALEVVVHNYFQNRFDLAESVDVVKDYHYTIVRELFPNEDHDIYASLKELFDSITYFLLNNKSPNYNFVYDQIVSYGEIISTTILHYYLLESGIDNTWLDSRNLIKTDTVYRDADVNWDITIENIKKEICTKQLFIVQGFIGSDYNGFSTTLGREGSDYSAAIFAYALDAESVTIWKDVPGVLNADPRYFEDTTLLQHISYQEAIELAFYGASVIHPKTLQPLRQKEIPLYVKSFLNPLLPGTNVSKGAPLTPHVPCFIVKKNQLLISLSSKDFSFIMEQNISDIFKLFGEYNIKVNVIQNSAISFSVCVEDKFNHFEDVRLLLTDKFKVSYNENVSLYTIRHFDDHSAQKILGNKTLLLKQVNRETMQIVTKE